A window of the Streptomyces sp. JB150 genome harbors these coding sequences:
- the efeB gene encoding iron uptake transporter deferrochelatase/peroxidase subunit has protein sequence MADHTADPSAPQARRPGAPLAGAASGPGGGISRRRLLGTAGATGLVLGAAGGAVGHAAAPSPAIPLTALGAEQVMFHGKHQPGITTPMQSRGHLVAFDLAPGAGRKEAAALLRRWSETARRLMAGEPAGQDDTGVARDAGPSSLTVTFGFGHSFFGRTGLEKRRPVALDPLPDFSSDQLDKGRSNGDLWVQIGANDALVAFHALRAIQKDAGAAARVRWQMNGFNRSPGATAHPMTARNLMGQVDGTRNPKPDEPDFDRRIFVPESGEPDWMANGSYAVVRRIRMLLDDWERLSLPAQEAVIGRRKSDGAPLSGGDETTEMDLEKTDAEGNLVVPVDAHARITRPDQNGGAAMLRRPFSFHDGIDADGVPDAGLLFICWQADPLRGFVPVQRKLDRGDALSRFIRHEASGLFAVPGGAAEGEYVGQRLLEG, from the coding sequence ATGGCTGACCACACGGCTGACCCGTCCGCCCCGCAGGCCCGCAGGCCCGGCGCGCCCCTCGCGGGAGCCGCGTCGGGCCCCGGCGGGGGCATCTCACGCCGCCGGCTGCTCGGCACCGCCGGGGCGACCGGGCTGGTGCTCGGCGCCGCGGGCGGTGCCGTGGGCCACGCCGCGGCACCCTCCCCGGCGATCCCGCTCACCGCGCTGGGCGCCGAGCAGGTGATGTTTCACGGGAAACATCAGCCCGGCATCACCACCCCGATGCAGTCCCGCGGCCATCTGGTCGCCTTCGACCTCGCCCCCGGCGCGGGCCGCAAGGAGGCCGCCGCGCTGCTGCGCCGCTGGTCGGAGACGGCCCGGCGGCTGATGGCGGGCGAACCGGCCGGCCAGGACGACACCGGCGTCGCCCGGGACGCCGGACCGTCCTCGCTGACGGTCACGTTCGGCTTCGGTCACAGCTTCTTCGGCCGTACGGGCCTGGAGAAGCGGCGCCCGGTCGCCCTCGACCCGCTGCCCGACTTCTCCTCCGACCAGCTGGACAAGGGGCGCAGCAACGGTGATCTGTGGGTGCAGATCGGGGCCAACGACGCCCTGGTCGCCTTCCACGCGCTGCGCGCGATCCAAAAGGACGCGGGCGCCGCGGCGCGGGTGCGCTGGCAGATGAACGGCTTCAACCGCTCGCCGGGCGCCACCGCCCACCCCATGACGGCCCGCAACCTGATGGGGCAGGTCGACGGCACCCGCAATCCGAAGCCGGACGAGCCCGACTTCGACCGGCGGATCTTCGTGCCGGAGAGCGGGGAGCCCGACTGGATGGCGAACGGCTCCTACGCCGTCGTACGCCGGATCCGGATGCTCCTCGACGACTGGGAGAGGCTGTCGCTGCCGGCGCAGGAGGCCGTCATCGGGCGCCGCAAGTCCGACGGGGCGCCGCTGTCCGGGGGTGACGAGACCACCGAGATGGACCTGGAGAAGACCGACGCCGAGGGCAATCTCGTCGTGCCGGTCGACGCGCACGCCCGGATCACCCGGCCCGACCAGAACGGCGGCGCGGCGATGCTGCGGCGGCCCTTCTCCTTCCACGACGGCATCGACGCCGACGGGGTGCCGGACGCGGGGCTGCTGTTCATCTGCTGGCAGGCGGATCCGCTGCGCGGTTTCGTGCCGGTGCAGCGCAAGCTGGACCGCGGAGACGCGCTGTCGCGGTTCATCCGGCACGAGGCGAGCGGGCTGTTCGCGGTGCCGGGCGGGGCGGCGGAGGGCGAGTACGTGGGGCAGCGGCTGCTGGAGGGGTGA
- a CDS encoding copper resistance protein CopC, with translation MTQTAAPRVRSLVLLLLAVAAALLAGAAPASAHAALTGSDPRQGAVVDKAPEQVSLTFSETVSLSDDSLRVLGPKGERADTGEARGTGATYSVTLRPGLPDGTYTVSYQVVSADSHPVAGAFTFSIGAPSATSVTVAEQTAGGGAVGFLYGLGRYASYAGFLVLAGGAAFTLACWPRGTGVRAVQRLVVSGWVTLTAATLGLLLLRGSYTSSGKFGDVFDLELLGQVLQTKTGAALVSRLLLLAAAALFMAVLFGAYAKQIEGGVEGAERGDVEGGDEAAEKESRDLAFGLGVGGVVVAAGLAASWAMAEHASTGLQPGIAMPVDVVHLLAVAAWLGGLVTLLVALHRAPAGTPLGATAVRRFSRVAFGSVLVLAATGLYQSWRQVGSWSALTGTRYGQLLCVKVALVVLLVGVAWISRRWTGRLTDTAVPDAVPADTAAAGGAAAAGTEDASDAVETDGAARDGRAERVAARTGGAGTAASEAGAETTEADPERAAQLARQRAAVDAARQKRLRDADPNRSGLRRSVLAEAGVAVVLLAVTTMLTSTEPGRTEEEAKAATSASSSASATGTVTLDMPFDTGGEDGKGVVRIDLDPARTGANDMHVYVTRPDGRVFDVPEVKVAFTLESQDIGPLPVVPDHITTGHWSASGVQIPMAGEWKIAVTVRTSDIDQVTVDKNAQIG, from the coding sequence GTGACGCAGACCGCCGCCCCGCGCGTCCGGAGTCTGGTGCTGCTGCTTCTGGCCGTCGCCGCCGCGCTGCTCGCCGGCGCGGCGCCGGCCTCCGCGCACGCCGCGCTCACCGGCAGCGACCCCCGGCAGGGCGCGGTCGTCGACAAGGCGCCCGAACAGGTCTCCCTGACCTTCTCGGAGACGGTCTCGCTGTCCGACGACTCGCTGCGGGTGCTCGGCCCGAAGGGCGAGCGCGCGGACACCGGCGAGGCGCGCGGCACGGGCGCGACCTACAGCGTGACGCTGCGGCCGGGCCTGCCCGACGGCACCTACACCGTGTCCTACCAGGTGGTGTCGGCGGACAGTCATCCCGTCGCCGGGGCGTTCACCTTCTCCATCGGCGCGCCCTCCGCGACCAGCGTCACCGTGGCCGAGCAGACCGCGGGCGGCGGAGCCGTCGGGTTCCTCTACGGGCTCGGGCGCTACGCGTCGTACGCCGGGTTCCTCGTGCTCGCCGGCGGTGCCGCGTTCACGCTGGCCTGCTGGCCGCGCGGCACGGGCGTACGGGCCGTGCAGCGGCTGGTCGTCTCCGGCTGGGTGACGCTGACCGCCGCGACGCTCGGGCTGCTGCTCCTGCGCGGGTCCTACACGTCGTCCGGGAAGTTCGGGGACGTCTTCGACCTGGAGCTGCTGGGGCAGGTGCTGCAGACCAAGACCGGTGCGGCCCTGGTGTCACGGCTGCTGCTGCTCGCCGCGGCGGCGCTGTTCATGGCGGTGCTCTTCGGGGCGTACGCCAAGCAGATCGAGGGCGGCGTGGAGGGCGCGGAGCGCGGGGACGTCGAGGGCGGGGACGAGGCCGCCGAGAAGGAGAGCCGGGATCTGGCCTTCGGGCTCGGCGTCGGCGGGGTCGTCGTGGCCGCCGGGCTCGCCGCGAGCTGGGCCATGGCCGAGCACGCCTCCACCGGACTGCAGCCGGGGATCGCCATGCCCGTCGACGTGGTGCATCTGCTGGCGGTCGCGGCCTGGCTCGGCGGGCTGGTCACGCTGCTCGTCGCGCTCCACCGGGCCCCCGCCGGGACACCGCTGGGCGCCACGGCCGTACGGCGCTTCTCGCGGGTGGCCTTCGGCAGTGTGCTGGTCCTGGCCGCGACCGGGCTCTACCAGTCCTGGCGCCAGGTCGGCTCCTGGTCTGCGCTCACCGGCACCCGGTACGGGCAGCTGCTGTGCGTGAAGGTGGCGCTCGTGGTCCTGCTGGTCGGGGTCGCGTGGATCTCGCGGCGGTGGACCGGGCGGCTGACGGACACGGCGGTGCCGGACGCGGTGCCGGCGGACACGGCAGCGGCGGGTGGCGCGGCTGCCGCGGGTACCGAGGACGCGTCGGATGCCGTGGAGACGGACGGTGCGGCGCGCGACGGGCGCGCGGAGCGGGTGGCCGCGCGGACCGGCGGCGCCGGTACGGCCGCGTCCGAGGCCGGCGCGGAGACGACCGAGGCCGACCCGGAGCGGGCCGCGCAGCTCGCCCGGCAGCGGGCCGCCGTCGACGCGGCACGGCAGAAGCGGCTGCGGGACGCCGACCCCAACCGGTCCGGCCTGCGCCGCTCGGTGCTCGCCGAGGCGGGGGTCGCGGTCGTCCTGCTGGCGGTCACGACCATGCTCACGTCCACCGAGCCGGGCCGTACCGAGGAAGAGGCCAAGGCGGCCACGTCGGCCTCGTCCTCGGCGTCCGCGACCGGGACCGTCACGCTGGACATGCCGTTCGACACCGGCGGCGAGGACGGCAAGGGCGTCGTCCGCATCGACCTCGACCCCGCGCGCACCGGGGCCAACGACATGCACGTCTATGTGACGCGGCCCGACGGCCGGGTCTTCGACGTCCCCGAGGTGAAGGTCGCCTTCACCCTGGAGTCGCAGGACATCGGGCCGCTGCCCGTCGTCCCCGACCACATCACCACCGGACACTGGTCGGCGAGCGGAGTGCAGATCCCCATGGCGGGCGAGTGGAAGATCGCGGTGACCGTGCGGACCTCCGACATCGACCAGGTGACCGTCGACAAGAACGCGCAGATCGGCTGA
- a CDS encoding copper chaperone PCu(A)C, with amino-acid sequence MRRPAAGRRRPATVAALLTAGALALAGCGSGADSGSADGPDLSVSGAYMPQPVSASMAAGFLTITNDGGTAAELTEVTSDLGEVTVHETVGSAMREMTDAEVPAHGELVLESGGNHLMFEKLTRKPKQGETVEVELHFAGTDPVTVELPVKPATYRPPSGH; translated from the coding sequence GTGAGGCGGCCCGCGGCTGGCCGGAGGCGGCCGGCCACGGTCGCCGCCCTGCTCACGGCCGGGGCGCTCGCCCTCGCCGGCTGCGGCTCCGGCGCGGACTCCGGCTCCGCTGACGGGCCCGACCTCTCCGTCAGCGGCGCCTACATGCCCCAGCCGGTCTCCGCCTCCATGGCCGCCGGGTTCCTCACCATCACCAACGACGGCGGCACCGCCGCCGAGCTGACCGAGGTCACCAGCGACCTCGGCGAGGTCACCGTGCACGAGACCGTCGGCTCCGCGATGCGGGAGATGACCGACGCCGAGGTGCCCGCCCACGGTGAACTGGTGCTGGAGAGCGGCGGGAACCACCTGATGTTCGAGAAGCTCACGCGCAAGCCCAAGCAGGGTGAGACGGTCGAGGTCGAACTGCACTTCGCCGGGACCGACCCGGTCACCGTCGAACTGCCGGTGAAGCCGGCGACGTACCGCCCCCCGTCCGGACACTGA
- a CDS encoding SCO family protein → MRNKTLAALALTAAATLTLSACGGEDASSGSPVSVVSEEPGSDKAATVLDQPFEKPDLVLTDTRGEKYDLREETAGKPTLIYFGYTNCPDVCPLTMNNIAVAKKQLPKAQQDELRVVFVTTDPERDTPEALRTWLKGIDPQAVGLTGDFATIQAGARTLGISIEPPKKEKGKVVSMHGTQVVAFSPKTDAGYVLYGEDATVDDYIKDLPKLVEGKKP, encoded by the coding sequence GTGCGCAACAAGACGCTCGCGGCGCTCGCCCTGACCGCCGCCGCCACCCTCACCCTGTCCGCCTGCGGCGGCGAGGACGCCTCCTCGGGCTCGCCCGTCTCGGTGGTCTCCGAGGAGCCCGGCTCCGACAAGGCCGCCACCGTCCTCGACCAGCCGTTCGAGAAGCCGGACCTGGTGCTGACGGACACCCGCGGCGAGAAGTACGACCTCCGCGAGGAGACCGCGGGCAAGCCGACGCTGATCTACTTCGGCTACACCAACTGCCCCGACGTGTGCCCGCTGACGATGAACAACATCGCCGTCGCCAAGAAGCAGCTGCCGAAGGCGCAGCAGGACGAGCTGCGCGTCGTCTTCGTCACGACCGACCCCGAGCGGGACACCCCGGAGGCGCTCCGCACCTGGCTGAAGGGCATCGACCCGCAGGCCGTCGGCCTGACCGGCGACTTCGCCACCATCCAGGCCGGCGCCCGTACCCTCGGCATCTCCATCGAGCCGCCGAAGAAGGAGAAGGGCAAGGTCGTCTCCATGCACGGCACCCAGGTCGTCGCCTTCTCCCCGAAGACCGACGCCGGGTACGTCCTCTACGGCGAGGACGCCACCGTGGACGACTACATCAAGGACCTGCCGAAGCTGGTCGAGGGGAAGAAGCCGTGA
- a CDS encoding YcnI family protein: MKASRIAAAGALAASAVIALSVPAFAHVTVQPEGTAAKGGYAIVDFRVPNERDNASTTKLEVSFPSDHPLTSALPVPVDGWDVKVTKTELDKPIESHGEKITEAVSRITWTAKGDGIEPGFLQKFPVSIGQLPEDADELVFKAIQTYSNKEVVRWIEVPQEGQEEPDSPAPVLPLADAADGHSHGASDASSGSGDEAEDSGEKADEASAQTTASEDSGDGTDTTARVLGVVGIVVGGTGVAYGVLAGRRRSDA, from the coding sequence ATGAAGGCTTCCCGTATCGCCGCCGCCGGCGCCCTCGCCGCCTCAGCCGTCATCGCCCTGTCCGTGCCCGCCTTCGCGCACGTCACCGTGCAGCCCGAGGGGACGGCCGCCAAGGGCGGCTACGCGATCGTGGACTTCCGCGTCCCGAACGAGCGGGACAACGCCTCGACCACCAAGCTGGAGGTCAGCTTCCCGAGCGACCACCCGCTGACCTCGGCGCTGCCGGTGCCGGTCGACGGCTGGGACGTCAAGGTCACCAAGACCGAGCTGGACAAGCCGATCGAGTCGCACGGCGAGAAGATCACCGAGGCCGTCTCCAGGATCACCTGGACGGCGAAGGGCGACGGCATCGAGCCCGGCTTCCTGCAGAAGTTCCCCGTCTCCATCGGCCAGCTGCCCGAGGACGCCGACGAACTGGTCTTCAAGGCGATCCAGACGTACTCCAACAAGGAGGTCGTGCGCTGGATCGAGGTGCCGCAGGAGGGCCAGGAAGAGCCGGACAGCCCAGCGCCCGTGCTGCCCCTGGCCGACGCCGCGGACGGCCACAGCCACGGCGCGTCCGACGCGTCCTCCGGTTCCGGCGACGAGGCCGAGGACTCCGGGGAGAAGGCCGACGAGGCGTCCGCGCAGACGACCGCGTCCGAGGACTCCGGGGACGGCACCGACACCACCGCACGCGTCCTCGGCGTCGTCGGCATCGTCGTCGGCGGGACCGGTGTGGCGTACGGCGTTCTGGCCGGCCGCCGGCGCTCCGACGCCTGA
- a CDS encoding ATP-binding protein: MSIWWSLHLRRDAASVPLARRLLLGTMETAGVDPEVSYDLSVALTEACANAVEHGGGRSSGAFRVTAYLDGEKCRIEVTDSGPGFARAPSRTARVPASDEAEHGRGLCLIRELADHVHFANRPGRGGAVVSFDKILKWRDNAPLMTAS; the protein is encoded by the coding sequence ATGAGCATCTGGTGGTCACTGCATCTGCGGCGCGACGCCGCGAGCGTGCCGCTCGCCCGGCGTCTGCTGCTCGGCACGATGGAGACGGCGGGCGTCGACCCGGAGGTCTCCTACGACCTCTCCGTCGCCCTCACCGAGGCCTGTGCGAACGCCGTCGAGCACGGCGGCGGCCGTTCCTCCGGCGCGTTCCGCGTCACGGCCTACCTGGACGGCGAGAAGTGCCGGATCGAGGTGACCGACTCGGGTCCGGGCTTCGCGCGCGCCCCCTCCCGCACGGCCCGCGTCCCGGCCTCCGACGAGGCCGAGCACGGCCGCGGCCTGTGCCTCATCCGGGAGCTCGCGGACCACGTGCACTTCGCCAACCGGCCGGGCCGCGGCGGCGCGGTGGTCAGCTTCGACAAGATCCTCAAGTGGCGCGACAACGCACCGCTGATGACCGCGTCCTGA
- a CDS encoding aminopeptidase P family protein, with product MADELTPETPEETEEPIKQRKNGLYPGVSDELAENMRTGWADTELRDLEPIPQAGRTAARRAALSARFPGERLVIPAGNLKTRSNDTEYPFRASVEYAYLTGNQTEDGVLVLEPTADGHQATIYLLPRSDRENGEFWLDGQGELWVGRRHSLTEAEKLYGIPASDVRELTGKLREATGPVRVVRGYDAGVEAALTDKVTAERDEELRVFLSEMRLVKDDFEIGELQKAVDSTVRGFEDVVKVLDKAQATSERYIEGTFFLRARVEGNDVGYGTIAAAGPHACTLHWVRNDGPVRAGDLLLLDAGVETHTYYTADVTRTLPVSGRFTEIQKKIYDAVYEAQEAGIAAVKPGAKYRDFHDAAQRVLAEKLVEWGLVEGPVERVLELGLQRRWTLHGTGHMLGMDVHDCAAARTETYVDGTLEPGMCLTVEPGLYFQADDLTVPEEYRGIGVRIEDDILVTEDGNRNLSAALPRRSDEVEEWMASLTG from the coding sequence GTGGCGGACGAGCTCACCCCGGAGACCCCGGAAGAGACCGAAGAGCCGATCAAGCAGCGGAAGAACGGACTGTACCCGGGCGTGTCCGACGAGCTGGCCGAGAACATGAGGACCGGCTGGGCCGACACCGAGCTGCGCGACCTGGAGCCCATCCCCCAGGCCGGCCGCACCGCCGCCCGCCGCGCCGCGCTGTCCGCCCGCTTCCCCGGCGAGCGCCTGGTGATCCCCGCGGGCAACCTGAAGACCCGCTCCAACGACACGGAGTACCCCTTCCGCGCGTCGGTCGAGTACGCCTACCTCACCGGCAACCAGACCGAGGACGGCGTCCTGGTCCTGGAGCCCACCGCCGACGGCCACCAGGCCACGATCTACCTGCTGCCCCGCTCCGACCGCGAGAACGGCGAGTTCTGGCTGGACGGCCAGGGCGAGCTGTGGGTCGGCCGCCGCCACTCCCTCACCGAGGCCGAGAAGCTGTACGGCATCCCCGCCTCCGACGTGCGCGAGCTGACCGGCAAGCTGCGCGAGGCCACCGGCCCCGTGCGCGTCGTGCGCGGCTACGACGCCGGCGTCGAGGCCGCGCTGACCGACAAGGTCACCGCCGAGCGCGACGAGGAGCTGCGGGTCTTCCTCTCCGAGATGCGGCTGGTCAAGGACGACTTCGAGATCGGTGAGCTGCAGAAGGCGGTCGACTCGACCGTGCGCGGCTTCGAGGACGTGGTGAAGGTCCTCGACAAGGCGCAGGCGACCTCCGAGCGGTACATCGAGGGCACCTTCTTCCTCCGCGCGCGCGTGGAGGGCAACGACGTCGGTTACGGCACGATCGCCGCGGCCGGCCCGCACGCCTGCACGCTGCACTGGGTGCGCAACGACGGGCCCGTGCGCGCCGGTGACCTGCTGCTGCTCGACGCGGGCGTGGAGACCCACACGTACTACACCGCCGACGTCACCCGCACGCTGCCGGTCAGCGGCCGCTTCACGGAGATCCAGAAGAAGATCTACGACGCCGTGTACGAGGCCCAGGAGGCCGGGATCGCGGCGGTGAAGCCGGGCGCGAAGTACCGCGACTTCCACGACGCCGCCCAGCGGGTGCTGGCCGAGAAGCTGGTCGAGTGGGGGCTCGTCGAGGGCCCGGTCGAGCGGGTGCTGGAGCTGGGGCTGCAGCGGCGCTGGACGCTGCACGGCACCGGGCACATGCTCGGCATGGACGTCCACGACTGCGCCGCCGCGCGCACCGAGACGTACGTCGACGGCACGCTGGAGCCGGGGATGTGCCTGACGGTGGAGCCGGGCCTGTACTTCCAGGCCGACGACCTGACCGTGCCGGAGGAGTACCGGGGCATCGGGGTGCGGATCGAGGACGACATCCTCGTCACCGAGGACGGCAACCGGAACCTGAGCGCCGCGCTGCCGCGGCGGTCCGACGAGGTCGAGGAGTGGATGGCCTCGCTGACGGGCTGA
- a CDS encoding PP2C family protein-serine/threonine phosphatase produces MLDISSRLRVHVETLPAAQIDMGVCDAFEQYAPVGKPDAMNAPHPPKVAGIDSTVPAPAHTVASASLATGVPAATTGPGALLQDRLAGWVSDLTTLHELTERLARTGSLPDALQELLRAGAALVGARRGLVALEPSGGQDLPSTVGLGLGASDLGHLETVPRTALPYAELLEVPAGRPGGATESVHPDLFAEEGLDPRHREVAARLGYAASYAVPLSTETAGRLGAAVWLYDEPAEPVERRRHLVGLYARYAAEHLARLLEVERTRACMTTIAEELLPSRLPRVSGVQLAARHRSGPRGGGDWYDALPLPDAALGLAVGSVTGSGPSAVAAMGRLRASLRAYAVMEGEDPVAVLSDLELLLRLTEPARSATALFAFCEPVLRKLTLAGAGHTPPLVIGERRTEFVETSVSAPLGMLACWEAPSVELYAEPGETVLLYTDGLLHRTGDPVDRAFARLHAAAAGLPRAKRRDPEAIADHVLRAMLPDGLDGADHEEDVVLLAARFE; encoded by the coding sequence ATGCTGGACATCTCCTCGCGACTGCGTGTACATGTGGAGACATTGCCAGCGGCGCAGATTGACATGGGGGTTTGCGATGCTTTTGAGCAATACGCGCCGGTCGGAAAGCCGGACGCCATGAACGCCCCGCACCCTCCGAAAGTGGCCGGAATCGATTCAACGGTCCCCGCCCCCGCACACACTGTCGCGTCCGCGTCACTGGCCACGGGCGTCCCCGCCGCCACCACCGGACCGGGAGCCCTCCTCCAGGACCGGCTCGCCGGCTGGGTCTCGGATCTCACGACCCTGCACGAACTCACCGAACGCCTGGCCCGCACCGGCTCCCTGCCGGACGCGCTGCAGGAGCTGCTGCGCGCGGGCGCCGCCCTCGTGGGCGCCCGGCGCGGACTCGTCGCACTGGAACCCTCCGGCGGCCAGGACCTCCCCAGCACCGTCGGCCTCGGCCTCGGCGCGTCGGATCTCGGCCACCTGGAGACGGTCCCGCGCACCGCGCTGCCGTACGCCGAGCTGCTGGAGGTGCCCGCCGGACGGCCCGGCGGCGCCACCGAGAGCGTCCACCCCGATCTGTTCGCCGAGGAAGGGCTCGATCCCCGCCACCGCGAGGTGGCCGCCCGCCTCGGCTACGCCGCGAGCTACGCCGTCCCCCTGTCCACCGAGACCGCGGGCCGCCTCGGGGCCGCCGTATGGCTGTACGACGAGCCCGCCGAGCCGGTGGAGCGGCGGCGCCACCTCGTCGGTCTGTACGCCCGCTACGCCGCCGAACACCTCGCCCGGCTGCTCGAGGTCGAACGCACGCGCGCGTGCATGACGACGATCGCCGAGGAGCTGCTGCCCTCCCGGCTGCCCCGGGTCTCCGGTGTGCAGCTCGCCGCGCGCCACCGCAGCGGTCCGCGCGGGGGCGGCGACTGGTACGACGCGCTGCCGCTGCCGGACGCCGCCCTCGGGCTCGCCGTCGGCTCCGTCACCGGATCGGGGCCGAGCGCGGTCGCCGCGATGGGCCGGCTGCGCGCGTCGCTGCGGGCGTACGCCGTGATGGAGGGCGAGGACCCGGTCGCCGTCCTGTCCGATCTGGAACTGCTGCTCCGGCTCACCGAACCGGCCCGCTCGGCGACCGCGCTGTTCGCCTTCTGCGAGCCCGTGCTGCGCAAGCTCACGCTGGCCGGGGCCGGGCACACGCCGCCGCTGGTGATCGGCGAGCGGCGCACCGAGTTCGTGGAGACCTCCGTCTCCGCCCCGCTCGGGATGCTCGCCTGCTGGGAGGCGCCCAGCGTGGAGCTGTACGCCGAACCCGGAGAGACGGTTCTGCTGTACACCGACGGGCTGCTGCACCGCACCGGCGACCCCGTCGACCGCGCCTTCGCCCGGCTGCACGCGGCCGCCGCGGGCCTGCCCCGCGCGAAGCGGCGCGACCCGGAGGCGATCGCCGATCACGTGCTGCGCGCGATGCTGCCGGACGGGCTCGACGGGGCCGACCACGAGGAGGACGTCGTGCTGCTCGCGGCCCGCTTCGAGTGA
- a CDS encoding bifunctional DNA primase/polymerase codes for MREILGRRRRLLSRRNDGSREVLGAALTFASQWQWPVLPGVASDPQGRDRCGCPDSECTVPGAHPFDPGLLAATTDARMVRWWWTNRPTAPIILATGGKAPCAVSLPAPAAARALATLDREGMRLGPVVASQTRWAVLVRPYSMEQLGELLYAKDFVPGSLRFHGEGGYLALPPSETGQGRVRWERAPLPGSAAPWVPDVEAVVDAVVDALTRTGVSAPEF; via the coding sequence ATGCGCGAGATCCTCGGAAGGCGACGCAGGCTCCTGTCCAGGCGGAACGACGGGAGCCGTGAGGTGCTCGGCGCGGCCCTGACCTTCGCTTCTCAATGGCAGTGGCCCGTACTCCCGGGCGTGGCGTCCGACCCGCAGGGGCGCGACCGCTGCGGCTGCCCGGACTCGGAGTGCACGGTGCCCGGCGCCCACCCCTTCGACCCCGGCCTGCTCGCGGCCACCACCGACGCGCGCATGGTGCGCTGGTGGTGGACCAACCGGCCGACGGCACCGATCATCCTGGCCACCGGCGGCAAGGCCCCGTGCGCGGTCAGCCTGCCGGCCCCCGCCGCCGCCCGCGCCCTGGCCACGCTCGACCGCGAGGGCATGCGCCTCGGCCCCGTCGTCGCCTCGCAGACTCGCTGGGCCGTGCTCGTCCGCCCGTACTCCATGGAGCAGCTGGGCGAACTGCTGTACGCCAAGGACTTCGTCCCCGGCTCGCTGCGCTTCCACGGCGAGGGCGGCTATCTCGCGCTGCCCCCCTCCGAGACCGGCCAGGGGCGCGTCCGCTGGGAACGCGCCCCGCTGCCCGGCTCGGCCGCCCCCTGGGTGCCGGACGTGGAGGCCGTCGTGGACGCCGTGGTCGACGCCCTCACTCGTACGGGTGTCAGCGCGCCCGAGTTCTAG
- a CDS encoding DUF5926 family protein, producing MAKKRPQTKAKRPQITDGEIPVVGAREPCPCGSGRRYKACHGRAAAQAVTELVHRPFEGLPGECDWVALRELVPAATAPLTLKGGLPEGVPSVTLATVLPMAWPALRREDGSVLLGLQNDTASGDLSRDLADTLQRALQAKPGTPVQARRAPADGPRLQDLLDPEGPFEPVVHSGFEFWVPDPQNATPEVTASLERANAAAIPTVKLTGVDAAYWCETPEKNHLRWVMPHPEERLLDALARLHAAGRSSLGEGTRLVGSFRAHGLTVPVWDLPSGVSAEDTEKPAAEFAERLAAALATEEPLTADERRARGGLTNRQVTLS from the coding sequence ATGGCCAAGAAGCGACCCCAGACGAAGGCCAAGCGGCCGCAGATCACCGACGGTGAGATCCCGGTCGTCGGCGCCCGTGAGCCCTGCCCCTGCGGCAGCGGCCGGCGCTACAAGGCGTGCCACGGCCGGGCCGCCGCCCAGGCCGTGACCGAGCTGGTGCACCGCCCGTTCGAGGGACTGCCCGGTGAGTGCGACTGGGTGGCCCTGCGCGAGCTGGTGCCCGCCGCCACCGCTCCGCTGACCCTCAAGGGCGGCCTGCCGGAGGGTGTCCCGTCGGTCACCCTGGCCACGGTCCTGCCCATGGCCTGGCCCGCGCTGCGCCGCGAGGACGGCTCGGTGCTGCTGGGCCTGCAGAACGACACGGCGTCCGGCGACCTCAGCCGCGACCTCGCCGACACCCTCCAGCGCGCGCTTCAGGCCAAGCCCGGCACCCCCGTCCAGGCCCGCCGCGCGCCGGCCGACGGCCCGCGCCTGCAGGACCTGCTCGACCCGGAGGGCCCCTTCGAGCCGGTGGTGCACAGCGGCTTCGAGTTCTGGGTCCCGGACCCGCAGAACGCCACGCCGGAGGTGACCGCCTCCCTGGAGCGCGCCAACGCCGCGGCCATCCCGACGGTGAAGCTGACCGGCGTCGACGCCGCCTACTGGTGCGAGACCCCGGAGAAGAACCACCTGCGCTGGGTCATGCCGCACCCGGAGGAGCGGCTTCTGGACGCCCTCGCGCGGCTGCACGCCGCGGGCCGCTCCAGCCTCGGCGAGGGCACCCGTCTGGTGGGTTCCTTCCGCGCTCACGGGCTCACCGTCCCGGTCTGGGACCTGCCGAGCGGGGTCTCCGCCGAGGACACCGAGAAGCCCGCGGCCGAGTTCGCCGAGCGCCTGGCCGCGGCCCTGGCCACCGAGGAACCGCTGACCGCCGACGAGCGCCGCGCCCGCGGCGGACTCACCAACCGGCAGGTCACGCTCAGCTGA